In Odontesthes bonariensis isolate fOdoBon6 chromosome 9, fOdoBon6.hap1, whole genome shotgun sequence, the following proteins share a genomic window:
- the LOC142389037 gene encoding odorant receptor 131-2-like, translated as MASNNSLSGGGISVRRVNYRVILVQVLVSVFICINLFMITTFLMKDFFYTTMRYILFAVTLFSDCLFLLITNVLLILSYFGFTIQTWLCLIIYIVSYVYTFVTPVTLTAMTLERFVAICIPLRHAELCSTRSAVYLILLIHGLSSVPCIVLLSIFFASATYSLYSQDGVCSAERFILYSWQGHLRSAISQFYFLIMCIIIVFSYAEIMKVAKAASGESKKSTWKGLRTVILHAFQLLLCLIQLWCPFIEAAVLQIDLMLYIDVRYFNYITFILAPRCLSPLIYGLRDKMFFNALKYYALCGLYKKQAAG; from the coding sequence atggcATCCAATAACTCACTAAGCGGTGGTGGAATATCGGTGAGGAGGGTAAATTATAGGGTCATTTTAGTTCAGGTTTTGGTCTCAGTTTTTATTTGCATTAACCTTTTTATGATCACAACTTTTTTAATGAAGGATTTCTTCTACACAACCATGCGCTACATCTTATTTGCTGTTACTCTGTTCTCTGACTGTCTGTTTTTGTTAATAACCAATGTGCTGCTCATTTTGAGCTATTTTGGATTCACCATCCAAACGTGGTTGTGTCTGATTATTTATATCGTTTCGTATGTGTACACATTTGTCACACCAGTTACTCTCACTGCAATGACGCTGGAGCGCTTTGTGGCCATTTGCATTCCCCTGCGCCATGCAGAGCTGTGCTCCACACGCAGTGCTGTGTACCTCATCCTCCTCATTCATGGCCTCAGCTCTGTCCCCTGCATTGTATTACTCTCCATTTTCTTTGCATCAGCAACTTACAGCCTCTACAGCCAGGACGGAGTATGTTCTGCGGAGAGGTTCATCTTGTACAGCTGGCAGGGTCATCTTAGATCTGCAATAAGTCAGTTTTACTTCTTGATAATGTGCATTATCATTGTTTTCTCCTATGCTGAAATAATGAAAGTGGCTAAAGCTGCATCAGGAGAGAGTAAAAAGTCAACATGGAAAGGACTCAGAACTGTGATTCTTCATGCTTTCCAGCTGCTGCTCTGTCTCATTCAGCTGTGGTGCCCCTTCATAGAAGCCGCTGTGCTTCAGATTGATCTAATGTTATATATTGATGTCAGATATTTTAATTATATAACTTTCATTCTTGCTCCAAGATGTCTGAGTCCTCTCATCTATGGTCTcagggacaaaatgttttttaatgcaCTGAAGTACTATGCCCTCTGTGGCTTATACAAGAAGCAAGCGGcaggttaa
- the LOC142388786 gene encoding LOW QUALITY PROTEIN: diablo IAP-binding mitochondrial protein-like (The sequence of the model RefSeq protein was modified relative to this genomic sequence to represent the inferred CDS: substituted 3 bases at 3 genomic stop codons), giving the protein MQAVRQCSVCAKRAAGGLVQSQMDISVLRRKEAVCVRFLGTAESRRPGVQKSGDLRKPSHMSLASLSIGHGLLVSDLRXXXNTQVEDLSYNSLIKRATSVVIDSSSSFLSQATLALTDALKDYSKAVHSRIAFQRQYLASLGKLSPTDEETLQQAISGWRAEAAERLDECKRYESTWINAINLCKMAAEAANSAGAQQATISVRANIQVAQSQVEEARKISKEADKKLAETKVDEIQRMAEYAAFLEDNDEHEVHEAYLRED; this is encoded by the exons ATGCAAGCTGTTCGTCAGTGTTCGGTGTGTGCTAAGCGTGCTGCTGGAGGGCTTGTGCAAAGTCAAATGGACATTTCAGTGCTGCGCAGGAAAGAGGCCGTCTGCGTCCGCTTCCTCGG CACTGCTGAGAGCAGGAGACCTGGAGTCCAGAAGTCAGGAGATCTGAGAAAGCCTTCTCACATGAGCTTGGCATCTTTAAGTATTGGCCACGGGCTTTTGGTGAGTGACCTAAGATGATAATGAAACACA CAAGTGGAGGACCTCTCTTATAACTCGCTGATCAAGAGAGCCACCTCAGTGGTGATAGATAGCTCCAGTTCCTTCCTCTCTCAGGCCACCTTGGCTCTCACTGATGCCCTGAAGGACTACTCaaag GCTGTGCATTCACGCATTGCTTTCCAACGACAATATTTGGCCTCACTTGGAAAACTGAGCCCTACAGACGAGGAAACGCTACAGCAGGCGATCAGCGGATGGCGTGCAGAG GCTGCTGAGAGACTGGATGAATGCAAACGTTATGAATCTACCTGGATCAATGCCATCAACTTGTGCAAAATGGCAGCTGAGGCAGCAAACAGCGCAG GAGCCCAGCAGGCAACCATCTCAGTCAGGGCAAACATTCAGGTGGCCCAGTCCCAGGTGGAGGAGGCGAGAAAAATATCCAAAGAGGCTGACAAGAAGTTGGCTGAGACTAAAGTGGACGAGATCCAGAGGATGGCAGAATACGCCGCTTTCCTAGAGGACAATGACGAACACGAGGTGCACGAGGCTTATCTACGAGAGGACTaa